In Burkholderia sp. NRF60-BP8, a single window of DNA contains:
- a CDS encoding transglycosylase SLT domain-containing protein, which produces MNAWLSWRPTEQHAQIVRNLLRRGTRVSHHLFSVVGCFAVAVALALWLLPTVRGTLAAKLMPVVSAAVQAGPARLLSGHPLPNFAPAGAQPQQEENPETDALAVGLDVAPEAAAQGAQGDASDPARNGPSPVALAKLIPIQRVAADARDDRALASNREQALVATYLSRRYRVAQEPLGQLVKAAFQTGRDVGLDPLLLLSVMAIESGFNPYAESGVGAKGLMQVMSKVHSDKFEYFGGTDTALQPLANLQVGALVLKDCIARGGSLANGLRLYNGSTNPDDNGYGAKVMAERGRLRDVARGRSVPINAPQAPAQPAKPIVTAAAVTAAAGGAKRVHATLDGTTSIKAAPKEAAPQDDASVDTAKQSHGDHSELGA; this is translated from the coding sequence ATGAACGCTTGGTTATCGTGGCGTCCCACCGAGCAGCATGCGCAAATCGTGCGCAACTTGCTGCGTCGCGGGACGCGTGTCAGTCACCATCTATTCAGCGTTGTCGGCTGTTTCGCTGTCGCGGTCGCGCTTGCACTGTGGCTGCTGCCGACCGTGCGCGGCACGCTCGCCGCGAAGCTGATGCCGGTCGTGTCCGCGGCCGTGCAGGCCGGTCCGGCCCGTCTGCTGTCCGGCCATCCGCTGCCGAATTTCGCGCCTGCCGGCGCGCAGCCGCAGCAGGAAGAGAATCCGGAAACGGATGCGCTTGCAGTCGGCCTCGACGTCGCACCGGAAGCCGCCGCTCAGGGCGCCCAGGGCGATGCGTCCGATCCGGCCCGTAACGGCCCGTCGCCCGTCGCGCTGGCGAAACTGATCCCGATTCAGCGCGTGGCGGCCGATGCCCGCGACGATCGCGCGCTCGCGTCGAACCGCGAACAGGCGCTCGTCGCCACCTATCTGTCGCGCCGTTACCGCGTCGCCCAGGAGCCGCTCGGCCAGCTCGTCAAGGCGGCGTTCCAGACCGGTCGCGACGTCGGCCTCGATCCGCTGCTGCTGCTGTCCGTGATGGCGATCGAATCGGGCTTCAACCCGTACGCCGAAAGCGGCGTCGGCGCGAAGGGGCTGATGCAGGTCATGTCGAAGGTGCATTCCGACAAGTTCGAGTATTTCGGCGGCACCGACACCGCGCTGCAGCCGCTCGCGAACCTGCAGGTCGGCGCGCTGGTGCTGAAGGACTGCATCGCGCGCGGCGGTTCGCTCGCGAACGGCCTGCGCCTGTACAACGGCTCGACGAATCCCGACGACAACGGCTACGGCGCGAAGGTGATGGCCGAACGCGGTCGCCTGCGCGACGTCGCGCGTGGCCGCAGCGTGCCGATCAACGCGCCGCAGGCGCCCGCGCAACCCGCGAAGCCGATCGTCACCGCCGCTGCCGTGACGGCCGCGGCAGGCGGCGCGAAGCGCGTGCATGCGACGCTCGATGGCACGACCTCGATCAAGGCGGCGCCGAAGGAAGCCGCCCCGCAGGACGACGCGAGCGTCGATACCGCGAAGCAGTCGCACGGCGATCATTCGGAGCTCGGCGCGTAA
- a CDS encoding DUF190 domain-containing protein, with amino-acid sequence MDRVLLRFYVHEQHRLHWKPLWEWLLEEANWMGVAGGSAFRAMAGFGQHRVLHEDRFFELQGSVAIEVEFIVTEDEAQRLLERLSHEKVRVCYAMMPARFGVIDTLGAPPAQGPAA; translated from the coding sequence ATGGACAGGGTCTTGTTGCGCTTCTACGTGCACGAGCAGCACCGGCTGCACTGGAAGCCGCTGTGGGAATGGCTGCTGGAAGAGGCGAACTGGATGGGCGTCGCGGGCGGTTCCGCGTTTCGCGCGATGGCCGGTTTCGGCCAGCATCGCGTGCTGCACGAGGATCGCTTCTTCGAACTGCAGGGCTCGGTCGCGATCGAGGTCGAATTCATCGTCACCGAGGACGAAGCGCAACGGCTGCTCGAGCGGCTGTCGCACGAGAAAGTGCGCGTGTGCTACGCGATGATGCCCGCGCGGTTCGGCGTGATCGACACGCTCGGCGCACCGCCGGCGCAGGGGCCGGCGGCGTAG
- a CDS encoding NUDIX domain-containing protein: MAATRERVRIVDTTVLSDDWYVLRKVTFDFLRRDGTWQRLSRETYDRGNGATILLRHAETGDVLLTRQFRMPAFVSGHDGMLLEAAAGLLDDETPEARIRAEAEEETGYRVRGVRKVFEAFMSPGSVTEKLHFFVGEYDASLRTGAGGGVAEEGEDLEVVEMPLQAALDAVERGEIVDAKTIMLLQYVALRDTAGARAA, from the coding sequence ATGGCTGCAACGCGGGAGCGGGTCCGCATCGTCGATACGACGGTGCTGTCCGATGACTGGTATGTGCTGCGCAAGGTGACGTTCGATTTCCTGCGCCGCGACGGCACGTGGCAACGCCTGAGCCGGGAGACCTACGATCGCGGCAACGGCGCGACGATCCTGCTGCGTCATGCCGAAACGGGCGACGTGCTGCTGACGCGGCAGTTCCGGATGCCGGCGTTCGTGAGCGGGCACGACGGCATGCTGCTCGAAGCGGCCGCCGGCCTGCTCGACGACGAAACGCCCGAAGCGCGCATCCGCGCGGAAGCCGAGGAGGAGACCGGCTATCGCGTGCGCGGCGTGCGCAAGGTGTTCGAGGCGTTCATGAGCCCGGGTTCCGTGACGGAGAAGCTGCATTTCTTCGTCGGCGAATACGATGCGTCGCTGCGCACCGGCGCGGGCGGCGGCGTCGCGGAAGAGGGCGAGGATCTCGAGGTCGTCGAGATGCCGCTGCAGGCGGCGCTGGACGCGGTCGAGCGCGGCGAGATCGTCGATGCGAAGACGATCATGCTGCTCCAGTACGTCGCGCTGCGGGACACCGCGGGCGCGCGCGCCGCATGA
- a CDS encoding UbiD family decarboxylase, translating into MKYKDLRDFIQRLEALGELRRVTQPVSPVLEMTELCDRVLRAGGPALLFNAPPGHAFPVLGNLFGTPRRVALGMGVDAGDDAALGSLRDLGRLLSALKEPDPPKSLKDAGKLLSLAKAVWDMAPKSVSSPPCQEIVWEGADVDLNKLPIQTCWPGDAGPLVTWGLTVTRGPNKPRQNLGIYRQQLIGRNKLIMRWLAHRGGALDFREFALRNPGKPYPVAVVLGADPATTLGAVTPVPDSLSEYQFAGLLRGSRTELAKCLTPGVDTLQVPARAEIVLEGFIHPQEGAPAPALAGAPPRPAGNAAAAYEHALEGPYGDHTGYYNEQEWFPVFTVERITMRRDAIYHSTYTGKPPDEPAVLGVALNEVFVPLLQKQFTEITDFYLPPEGCSYRMAIVQMKKSYAGHAKRVMFGVWSFLRQFMYTKFIVVVDEDVNIRDWKEVIWAITTRVDPVRDTVMVDSTPIDYLDFASPVAGLGSKMGLDATNKWPGETHREWGRPIEMDAAVKARVDRLWQEIGL; encoded by the coding sequence ATGAAATACAAAGACTTACGCGATTTCATTCAGCGCCTCGAGGCGCTCGGCGAACTGCGGCGCGTCACGCAGCCCGTGTCGCCCGTGCTCGAAATGACCGAGCTGTGCGACCGCGTGTTGCGCGCCGGCGGCCCGGCGCTGCTGTTCAACGCGCCGCCCGGCCATGCGTTCCCGGTGCTCGGCAACCTGTTCGGCACGCCGCGCCGCGTCGCGCTCGGGATGGGCGTCGATGCGGGCGACGATGCCGCGCTCGGTTCGCTGCGCGATCTCGGGCGCCTGCTGTCCGCGCTGAAGGAACCCGATCCGCCGAAGAGCCTGAAGGACGCCGGCAAGCTGCTGTCGCTCGCGAAGGCGGTGTGGGACATGGCGCCGAAGTCGGTGTCGTCGCCGCCGTGCCAGGAAATCGTCTGGGAAGGCGCCGACGTCGACCTGAACAAGCTGCCGATCCAGACCTGCTGGCCCGGCGATGCGGGGCCGCTCGTCACGTGGGGCCTGACGGTCACGCGCGGGCCGAACAAGCCGCGCCAGAACCTCGGCATCTACCGTCAGCAATTGATCGGCCGCAACAAGCTGATCATGCGCTGGCTCGCGCACCGCGGCGGCGCGCTCGACTTCCGCGAGTTCGCGCTGCGCAACCCCGGCAAGCCCTATCCGGTCGCGGTCGTGCTCGGCGCCGATCCGGCCACGACGCTCGGCGCGGTGACGCCCGTGCCCGATTCGCTGTCCGAGTATCAGTTCGCCGGCCTGCTGCGCGGCAGCCGCACGGAACTCGCCAAGTGCCTGACGCCCGGCGTCGACACGCTGCAGGTGCCCGCACGCGCGGAAATCGTGCTGGAAGGCTTCATTCATCCGCAGGAAGGCGCCCCTGCCCCCGCACTGGCCGGCGCGCCGCCGCGGCCGGCCGGCAACGCGGCGGCCGCGTACGAACACGCGCTCGAAGGGCCGTACGGCGACCATACCGGCTATTACAACGAGCAGGAGTGGTTTCCGGTGTTCACCGTCGAGCGCATCACGATGCGCCGCGACGCGATCTACCATTCGACCTATACGGGCAAGCCGCCCGACGAGCCCGCAGTGCTCGGCGTCGCGCTCAACGAGGTGTTCGTGCCGCTGCTGCAGAAGCAGTTCACGGAAATCACCGACTTCTATCTGCCGCCCGAAGGCTGCAGCTACCGAATGGCCATCGTCCAGATGAAGAAGAGCTACGCGGGCCACGCAAAGCGCGTGATGTTCGGCGTGTGGAGCTTCCTGCGGCAGTTCATGTATACGAAGTTCATCGTGGTCGTCGACGAGGACGTGAACATCCGCGACTGGAAGGAAGTGATCTGGGCGATCACGACGCGCGTCGACCCCGTGCGCGACACGGTGATGGTCGACAGCACGCCGATCGACTATCTCGACTTCGCGTCGCCGGTGGCCGGACTCGGCTCGAAGATGGGGCTCGACGCGACCAACAAGTGGCCGGGCGAAACGCATCGCGAATGGGGCCGCCCGATCGAGATGGACGCGGCCGTGAAGGCGCGCGTCGACCGGCTGTGGCAGGAGATCGGCCTCTGA
- the crcB gene encoding fluoride efflux transporter CrcB gives MFYSIVAIFVGAGLGALLRWFLSLALNAFFPAVPLGTLASNLIGGYVIGVAAVLFTARVGLPPEWRLFVITGFLGGLTTFSTFSVEVMTHALEGEFGWALAVAALHLTGSFALTALGMWTARAWLAAA, from the coding sequence TTGTTCTATTCGATCGTCGCGATCTTCGTCGGCGCTGGGCTCGGCGCGTTGCTGCGCTGGTTCCTGAGCCTCGCGCTCAACGCGTTCTTTCCCGCGGTGCCGCTCGGCACGCTCGCGTCGAATCTGATCGGCGGCTATGTGATCGGCGTGGCCGCCGTCCTGTTTACCGCTCGCGTCGGGTTGCCGCCCGAGTGGCGGCTGTTCGTGATCACGGGTTTTCTCGGCGGCCTCACGACGTTCTCGACCTTTTCGGTCGAAGTGATGACGCACGCGCTCGAGGGCGAATTCGGATGGGCATTGGCGGTGGCTGCCCTACACTTGACTGGATCGTTCGCGCTGACGGCGCTCGGCATGTGGACCGCGCGCGCGTGGCTCGCGGCGGCCTGA
- a CDS encoding LysE family translocator — protein sequence MNFPPASMLSDGFFLSLSLCLDIGLVNVAMLSLTLSHGFRPGFWLGVGSCVGDLVYAALALAGMAVLLQFEPVRWIVWIGGGAVLLFLTWKMAREALAPVDAADDDADDAPPPRASARRSFVRGMLLAMSSPSAILWFAAVGGALIAKAGATTPATASVFLSGFFLGGLAWTLFMCTLAAQGRKRAGAGLMRACHVASALLFAYFSYSVIVGGYRDLIAHAA from the coding sequence ATGAACTTTCCGCCCGCCTCCATGCTGTCCGACGGATTCTTTCTGTCGCTATCGTTGTGTCTCGACATCGGCCTCGTCAACGTCGCGATGCTGTCGCTGACGCTGTCGCACGGCTTCCGGCCGGGCTTCTGGCTCGGCGTCGGCTCGTGCGTCGGCGATCTCGTCTACGCGGCGCTCGCGCTCGCGGGGATGGCCGTGCTGCTGCAGTTCGAACCCGTGCGCTGGATCGTGTGGATCGGCGGCGGCGCGGTGCTGCTGTTCCTCACGTGGAAGATGGCGCGCGAAGCGCTGGCGCCCGTCGACGCAGCCGACGACGACGCGGACGATGCGCCGCCGCCGCGGGCGAGCGCGCGGCGCAGTTTCGTGCGCGGGATGCTGCTCGCGATGTCGTCGCCGAGCGCGATCCTGTGGTTTGCGGCGGTCGGCGGCGCGCTGATCGCCAAAGCCGGCGCGACGACGCCGGCCACCGCGTCGGTGTTCCTGTCGGGCTTTTTCCTCGGCGGCCTCGCGTGGACGCTCTTCATGTGTACGCTCGCGGCGCAGGGCCGCAAGCGCGCGGGCGCGGGGCTGATGCGCGCGTGCCACGTCGCGTCGGCGCTGCTGTTTGCGTATTTCTCGTACAGCGTGATCGTCGGCGGCTATCGCGACCTGATCGCGCACGCGGCGTAG
- a CDS encoding Rossmann-like and DUF2520 domain-containing protein, with protein MPLPDTPRLGFIGAGRLARCVAQRFAQAGFPVVAIASRTPASATGLAARIDGCRAVDTPQQVADVADLIFVTTPDDHLASSAAALRFDASRAARQAVVHCSGASPVALLDPANQQGVATGGFHPLYLFGGTDADLARIDGCSVTIEADGALHAALLRLAAALGCHPLSIPAGGRMLYHAAAHYAASFALCGLSEAVELWRGLGFDEEAALRALLPMLAGTIETARDKGLANALSGPVSRGDTGIVERQLALLEARGGDHAALYALLTRRAIALAAKRATPPASLPALTEAVETSLARAAARPSPSRDEA; from the coding sequence ATGCCGCTTCCCGACACACCCCGCCTCGGCTTCATCGGCGCCGGCCGCCTCGCGCGCTGTGTCGCGCAACGTTTCGCGCAGGCCGGCTTTCCCGTCGTCGCGATCGCGAGCCGCACGCCCGCCTCGGCCACCGGCCTCGCCGCGCGCATCGACGGCTGCCGCGCGGTCGATACCCCGCAGCAGGTAGCCGACGTCGCCGACCTGATCTTCGTGACGACGCCCGACGATCATCTCGCGTCGAGCGCCGCGGCGCTGCGCTTCGACGCGTCGCGCGCCGCCCGCCAGGCGGTCGTCCATTGCAGCGGCGCATCGCCGGTCGCGCTGCTCGACCCGGCGAATCAGCAAGGCGTGGCCACCGGCGGCTTCCATCCTCTTTATTTGTTCGGCGGCACCGATGCCGACCTCGCCCGCATCGACGGCTGCTCGGTCACGATCGAAGCGGACGGTGCGCTGCACGCGGCGTTGCTGCGACTCGCCGCCGCACTCGGCTGCCATCCGCTGTCGATTCCGGCCGGCGGCCGGATGCTGTATCACGCGGCCGCCCACTACGCGGCGAGCTTCGCGCTGTGCGGGCTGTCGGAAGCGGTCGAGCTGTGGCGCGGCCTCGGCTTCGACGAGGAAGCCGCGCTGCGCGCGCTGCTGCCGATGCTCGCCGGCACGATCGAGACTGCCCGCGACAAGGGGCTCGCGAATGCGCTGTCCGGGCCGGTGTCGCGCGGCGACACGGGCATCGTCGAGCGCCAGCTCGCGCTGCTCGAGGCGCGCGGCGGCGATCATGCGGCACTGTACGCGCTGCTGACGCGCCGCGCGATCGCGCTCGCGGCGAAGCGCGCGACGCCGCCGGCCTCGCTGCCGGCGCTGACCGAAGCCGTCGAAACGTCGCTCGCGCGCGCGGCCGCACGCCCCTCCCCGTCGCGAGACGAGGCGTGA
- a CDS encoding DeoR/GlpR family DNA-binding transcription regulator, translating to MLTTQRKKAILDALARDGQVLAAELSVQFGVSEDTVRRDLRELAAEGLLQRVHGGALPASPAVVPFAQREALETAEKRRIARRAAQMIAPGQVAIVDGGTTSALLVGQLPADLRATIVTHSPSVAVALASHPSIDVILIGGRLYKHSIVAVGAAAMEGIARIHADLYFMGVTGVHPVAGLSTGDFEEAAIKRALAERAAETVVLASQSKLRAASQFVIGDIALAQAIVVEKETDAALTKPIEAAGVTVVRA from the coding sequence ATGCTGACGACGCAACGCAAGAAAGCGATCCTCGATGCGCTCGCGCGCGACGGCCAGGTGCTGGCTGCCGAGTTGAGTGTGCAATTCGGCGTGTCCGAAGACACGGTGCGCCGCGACCTGCGCGAACTCGCGGCCGAAGGGCTGCTGCAGCGCGTGCATGGCGGCGCACTGCCGGCGTCGCCGGCCGTCGTGCCGTTCGCGCAGCGCGAGGCGCTCGAAACCGCGGAGAAGCGGCGCATCGCGCGGCGCGCCGCGCAGATGATCGCGCCCGGGCAAGTCGCGATCGTCGACGGCGGCACGACCTCCGCGCTGCTGGTCGGTCAGTTGCCGGCCGACCTGCGCGCGACGATCGTCACGCACAGCCCGAGCGTCGCGGTTGCGCTGGCCTCGCATCCGTCGATCGACGTGATCCTGATCGGCGGGCGGCTCTACAAGCACTCGATCGTCGCGGTCGGCGCGGCGGCGATGGAAGGCATCGCGCGCATCCATGCGGACCTGTACTTCATGGGGGTCACGGGCGTGCATCCGGTCGCGGGGCTGAGCACCGGCGATTTCGAGGAAGCGGCGATCAAGCGCGCGCTGGCCGAACGCGCGGCCGAGACGGTCGTGCTCGCGTCGCAGTCGAAGCTACGTGCGGCGTCGCAGTTCGTGATCGGCGATATCGCGCTGGCGCAGGCGATCGTCGTCGAAAAGGAAACCGACGCCGCGCTGACGAAGCCGATCGAGGCCGCCGGCGTGACGGTGGTGCGCGCATGA
- a CDS encoding SIR2 family NAD-dependent protein deacylase has translation MPFSDPADFADSADPSGSAAAPLPADLVASAVDALARADALLVTAGAGIGVDSGLPDFRGTDGFWRAYPALRHERFEFHEIASPHAFRARAPLAWGFYGHRLALYRATVPHAGFAILRRWIDAMPNGGFVLTSNVDGQFQKAGFDPARIVEIHGSIHAMQCLRPCTDETWDAAPFVPEVDETTCRLVGDLPRCPHCGGLARPNILMFGDTGWLGARYDAQARALEEWIARAGRVAVVEIGAGTAIPTVRLSSERFGADVIRINAREAHARRPDVIGLKGGALATLNALERAWRGG, from the coding sequence ATGCCTTTTTCCGATCCCGCTGATTTCGCCGACTCCGCCGATCCCTCCGGTTCCGCCGCCGCGCCGCTTCCCGCCGATCTCGTCGCGTCCGCCGTCGACGCACTCGCGCGCGCGGACGCATTGCTCGTCACGGCCGGCGCGGGCATCGGCGTCGATTCCGGGCTGCCCGATTTTCGCGGCACGGACGGCTTCTGGCGCGCGTATCCGGCGCTGCGCCACGAGCGTTTCGAATTCCACGAGATCGCGTCGCCGCACGCGTTTCGTGCGCGTGCGCCGCTCGCGTGGGGGTTCTACGGGCACCGTCTCGCGCTCTACCGCGCGACGGTGCCGCACGCCGGCTTCGCGATCCTGCGCCGCTGGATCGACGCGATGCCGAACGGCGGCTTCGTGCTGACGAGCAACGTCGACGGCCAGTTTCAGAAAGCCGGCTTCGATCCGGCGCGCATCGTCGAGATCCACGGCTCGATTCATGCGATGCAATGCCTGCGCCCGTGCACGGACGAGACGTGGGACGCGGCGCCGTTCGTGCCGGAGGTCGACGAAACGACGTGCCGCCTGGTGGGCGACCTGCCGCGCTGCCCGCACTGCGGCGGGCTCGCGCGGCCGAACATTCTGATGTTCGGCGACACCGGCTGGCTCGGTGCGCGCTACGACGCTCAGGCGCGCGCGCTCGAGGAATGGATCGCGCGGGCGGGGCGCGTCGCCGTGGTCGAGATCGGCGCGGGCACCGCGATTCCGACCGTGCGCCTGTCGAGCGAACGGTTCGGCGCCGACGTGATCCGCATCAACGCGCGCGAAGCGCATGCGCGCCGGCCTGACGTGATCGGGCTGAAGGGCGGTGCGCTGGCGACGCTGAACGCGCTCGAGCGCGCGTGGCGCGGCGGTTGA
- the ribH gene encoding 6,7-dimethyl-8-ribityllumazine synthase, which produces MEIGQYQPNLEGDGLRIGIVQSRFNEPVCNGLADACVEELERLGVTGEDVLLVSVPGALEIPLALQKLAESGQFDALIALGAVIRGETYHFELVSNESGAGITRIGLDFNLPIANAVLTTETDEQAVARMTEKGRDAARVAVEMANLTMALDQLGDDEDEEEDEDDEEERA; this is translated from the coding sequence ATGGAAATCGGACAATACCAACCGAATCTCGAAGGCGACGGCCTGCGTATCGGCATCGTGCAATCGCGCTTCAACGAACCCGTGTGCAACGGCCTCGCCGACGCGTGCGTCGAAGAACTGGAGCGCCTCGGCGTCACCGGTGAAGACGTGCTGCTCGTGTCGGTGCCCGGCGCGCTGGAAATCCCGCTCGCACTGCAGAAGCTCGCCGAAAGCGGCCAGTTCGACGCACTGATCGCGCTCGGCGCGGTGATCCGCGGCGAGACCTACCATTTCGAACTCGTGTCGAACGAGAGCGGCGCGGGCATCACCCGCATCGGCCTCGACTTCAACCTGCCGATCGCGAATGCGGTCCTGACGACCGAAACCGACGAGCAGGCCGTCGCGCGCATGACCGAAAAGGGTCGTGACGCCGCACGCGTCGCCGTCGAGATGGCCAACCTGACGATGGCGCTCGACCAGCTCGGCGACGACGAGGACGAAGAGGAAGACGAAGACGACGAAGAGGAGCGCGCATGA
- the nusB gene encoding transcription antitermination factor NusB, which translates to MKKSARRQSRELATQGLYQWLLSNAPSGEIDAQLRGALGYDKADKELLEAILHGVIREHATLVEALAPSLDRPIDQLSPVERAVLLIATFELTHHVETPYRVIINEAVELAKTFGGSDGYKYVNGVLDKLAAKLRPAETQARRNG; encoded by the coding sequence ATGAAGAAGAGCGCCCGCCGACAATCGCGCGAGCTGGCGACGCAGGGCCTGTACCAGTGGCTGCTGTCGAACGCGCCCTCCGGCGAGATCGACGCGCAACTGCGCGGCGCGCTCGGTTACGACAAGGCTGACAAGGAACTGCTCGAAGCGATCCTGCACGGCGTGATCCGCGAACATGCGACGCTCGTCGAAGCGCTGGCGCCGTCGCTGGACCGTCCGATCGATCAGTTGTCACCGGTCGAACGCGCGGTGCTGTTGATCGCGACGTTCGAGCTCACGCACCACGTCGAAACGCCGTATCGCGTGATCATCAACGAAGCCGTCGAACTCGCGAAGACGTTCGGCGGCTCCGACGGTTACAAGTACGTGAACGGCGTGCTCGACAAGCTGGCCGCGAAGCTGCGCCCCGCCGAAACGCAGGCGCGTCGCAACGGCTGA
- a CDS encoding pyridoxal phosphate-dependent aminotransferase, with product MNTTADSLVTLAARVDAIQPFHVMELMKEAQRLESLGRDVIHMGIGEPDFTAPEPVVEAAAAALRRGVTQYTSALGIAPLREAIAAHYARAYGLAIAPERIVVTAGASAALLLACLALVGRDDEVLMPDPSYPCNRHFVAAAEGRPVLVPSGPDARFQLTENDVRTHWNARTRGVLLASPSNPTGTSLEPDELKRIVEAVRARHGFTIVDEIYQGLSYDAAPVSALSFGDDVITVNSFSKYFSMTGWRLGWLVVPPALVGSFEKLSQNLFICPSALAQHAALACFEPATLDIYETRRLEFKRRRDFIAPALERLGFTVPVMPDGAFYVYAHCGGVAHPAAGNSAALTQAMLHDAGVVLVPGMDFGVHAPRDYIRLSYATAYSRLEEAVDRLAALFCRH from the coding sequence ATGAATACCACCGCCGATTCGCTCGTCACGCTCGCCGCACGCGTCGACGCGATCCAGCCCTTCCACGTGATGGAATTGATGAAGGAGGCACAGCGGCTCGAGTCCTTGGGACGCGACGTTATCCACATGGGCATCGGCGAGCCGGATTTCACCGCGCCGGAGCCGGTCGTCGAGGCCGCCGCGGCCGCGCTGCGCCGCGGCGTCACGCAGTACACGAGCGCGCTCGGCATCGCGCCGCTGCGCGAGGCGATCGCCGCGCACTATGCGCGCGCGTACGGCCTCGCGATCGCGCCCGAGCGGATCGTCGTGACGGCCGGCGCATCGGCCGCGCTGCTGCTCGCGTGCCTCGCGCTGGTCGGCCGCGACGACGAAGTGCTGATGCCCGACCCGTCGTATCCGTGCAACCGGCACTTCGTCGCGGCGGCCGAAGGTCGCCCGGTGCTCGTGCCGAGCGGCCCGGACGCACGCTTCCAGCTCACCGAAAACGACGTCCGCACGCACTGGAACGCGCGCACGCGCGGCGTGCTGCTCGCGTCGCCGTCGAACCCGACCGGCACGTCGCTCGAACCGGACGAACTGAAGCGGATCGTCGAAGCGGTGCGCGCACGCCACGGCTTCACGATCGTCGACGAGATCTACCAGGGGCTCAGCTACGACGCCGCGCCCGTCTCGGCGCTGTCGTTCGGCGACGACGTCATCACCGTGAACAGCTTCTCGAAGTATTTCAGCATGACGGGCTGGCGGCTCGGCTGGCTCGTCGTGCCGCCCGCGCTCGTCGGCTCGTTCGAGAAGCTCTCGCAGAACCTGTTCATCTGCCCGTCCGCGCTCGCGCAACACGCGGCGCTCGCCTGCTTCGAACCCGCGACGCTCGATATCTACGAAACACGTCGGCTCGAATTCAAGCGCCGCCGCGATTTCATCGCACCGGCGCTCGAACGGCTCGGCTTCACGGTGCCGGTGATGCCAGACGGCGCGTTCTACGTGTATGCGCATTGCGGCGGCGTCGCCCACCCGGCGGCCGGCAACAGCGCCGCACTCACGCAGGCGATGCTGCACGACGCAGGCGTGGTGCTGGTGCCGGGCATGGACTTCGGTGTCCATGCGCCGCGCGACTATATCCGCCTGTCCTATGCGACGGCCTACTCGCGGCTCGAAGAGGCCGTCGACCGGCTCGCGGCGCTGTTCTGTCGGCACTGA
- a CDS encoding YggT family protein: MFGEIARFLLNTVFTLFGAALILRVWMQAVRVPPYNPVTQAVLQATNWLVLPLRRVIAGVRGIDWASVVAALLTALVYVVLMVVMAGFDPAAVIATLVVVALLTVVKWALNLVIWMTILMALLSWLNPHSPAMPILYQLTAPFLNPLRRVIPNLGGIDLSPILLFVIVQVLLMIVTRAAVSLTMFGI, from the coding sequence ATGTTCGGCGAGATCGCCCGTTTTCTGCTCAATACCGTCTTCACGCTATTCGGTGCCGCGCTGATCCTGCGCGTCTGGATGCAGGCCGTCCGCGTGCCGCCGTACAACCCCGTCACGCAAGCCGTGCTGCAGGCGACCAACTGGCTCGTGCTGCCGCTACGCCGCGTGATCGCGGGCGTACGCGGCATCGACTGGGCCAGCGTCGTCGCCGCGCTGCTCACCGCGCTCGTCTACGTCGTGCTGATGGTCGTGATGGCCGGCTTCGATCCGGCCGCCGTGATCGCGACGCTCGTCGTGGTCGCGCTGCTCACCGTCGTGAAGTGGGCGCTCAATCTCGTGATCTGGATGACGATCCTGATGGCGCTGCTGTCGTGGCTCAACCCGCACTCGCCGGCGATGCCGATCCTCTACCAGCTCACCGCGCCGTTCCTGAACCCGCTGCGCCGCGTGATCCCGAACCTCGGTGGCATCGACCTGTCGCCGATCCTGCTGTTCGTGATCGTGCAGGTGCTGCTGATGATCGTCACGCGCGCCGCCGTGTCGCTGACGATGTTCGGCATCTGA